A window of Ipomoea triloba cultivar NCNSP0323 chromosome 2, ASM357664v1 contains these coding sequences:
- the LOC116011186 gene encoding vascular-related unknown protein 1-like, producing the protein MSLYEKSLVGRDEQQEESGWTAYLQDFSENNMMGSSSYSNNQEDYDCSLVSSPSLVSDAATYGARRKKKSCSDHRRVRNNTECSSLGGSQVLRRLNLKNPKTSDKYYDPDLEDTASSPVNSPKDRTFRQQVEINPRRSQNNVLNYLQGKETGFEGFQEMVMGAEEERSSINFDGKISTECIDLKKRGLCLMPLSLLVNYHKQSF; encoded by the exons ATGAGTTTGTACGAGAAAAGTTTGGTCGGTCGTGATGAACAGCAGGAAGAGAGTGGATGGACTGCATATCTGCAGGATTTTTCAGAGAACAATATGATGGGCTCATCATCATATTCCAATAACCAGGAAGATTATGATTGCAGTTTAGTTAGCAGCCCCTCTTTGGTGTCTGATGCTGCCACTTATGGTgcaaggaggaagaagaagagttgCAGTGATCATAGAAGAGTGAGGAATAACACTGAATGTTCTTCGTTGGGTGGCTCCCAGGTTCTCAGGAGATTGAATTTGAAGAACCCAAAAACCAGTGACAAATATTATGATCCTGATTTGGAAGACACTGCTAGCTCTCCTGTCAACAGTCCAAAG GATAGAACCTTCAGGCAGCAGGTTGAGATTAACCCTAGAAGAAGTCAAAATAATGTTCTGAATTATCTGCAG GGAAAGGAAACTGGGTTTGAAGGATTTCAAGAAATGGTTATGGGcgcagaagaagaaagaagcagCATAAACTTTGATGGAAAGATTAGTACGGAGTGCATAGACTTGAAGAAAAGAGGGCTATGCTTAATGCCTTTGTCCCTTTTAGTGAATTATCACAAGCAGTCTTTCTAG
- the LOC116007087 gene encoding uncharacterized protein LOC116007087, translating into MEVDHHMSSTTKQNKYQLCFFYMNHRSIFPALHCNKYIIILAAGNNNSRKLKMQKIMNDGTGGKASKRKILKICCCSLLLIIVVLVIVFVSLFFTVFKPRDPILTPYPTKLQNVHFRFDPSPSITATLNLIINVKNPNRGDFEYKDATASLDYRGISVAGIPVQHGTVPGRGEINVTTYANVTGDKIAGNPSFLEDMAAGSVMFTSSAALPGKVKVVRTLKIHATVLMTCDVCVFTNQSYYVQSTCNARIKL; encoded by the exons ATGGAAGTTGATCATCATATGAGCTccacaacaaaacaaaataaatatcaGCTCTGTTTTTTCTATATGAACCACAGATCGATCTTCCCAGCCTTGCACTGCAataagtatataataatactagcCGCCGGCAATAATAATTCACGCAAATTAAAGATGCAGAAGATCATGAACGACGGTACCGGTGGAAAAGCTTCAAAACGGAAAATCCTAAAG ATCTGTTGTTGTTCTCTTCTGCTTATCATCGTCGTTCTAGTAATCGTTTTTGTCTCTCTGTTCTTCACGGTCTTCAAGCCTAGAGACCCCATACTCACTCCCTACCCTACAAAACTCCAAAACGTCCATTTCCGGTTTGACCCAAGCCCTAGTATAACCGCCACTCTCAACTTAATCATCAACGTCAAGAATCCGAACCGTGGGGACTTCGAGTACAAGGATGCCACGGCCAGTCTTGATTACCGTGGCATATCCGTGGCCGGAATCCCCGTCCAGCACGGCACCGTCCCGGGTCGAGGCGAGATTAACGTCACCACTTATGCTAACGTTACCGGCGACAAGATCGCCGGAAATCCTAGCTTCTTGGAGGATATGGCTGCCGGGAGCGTGATGTTCACGTCGTCTGCGGCCTTGCCTGGAAAGGTAAAAGTGGTTAGGACCCTCAAGATTCATGCCACGGTTCTTATGACTTGTGATGTTTGTGTTTTCACTAATCAGTCGTATTATGTTCAGTCCACTTGTAACGCCagaattaaattataa